Sequence from the Fundulus heteroclitus isolate FHET01 unplaced genomic scaffold, MU-UCD_Fhet_4.1 scaffold_304, whole genome shotgun sequence genome:
atggataaaaaacaCTGATAAATGAATTTCTCAACAgtgttgaaagaaaaaattacaacattgttataactataataaataatgaatgtgTTTgctaaattgttgtttttctgctttaaagcatccatccatctcctgtCGATCAACCAGGCTCTGACCCGTCAGATAAACGGCACAGTGCAGATTAATTAGCTCTCTAAAAAGATAATGCACTCTCTGCCTCCTTGTTTTGGATTCACTAGCCAGTGAAATTTTCACATAAGCACCGGCACTTAGCACGGTGGCCCCGTTTTGACAAATGGCCCCCAGCTCTGCCTCTCTGCCggcgtcctcctcctcctcatctcccAGTCTGCCGTTGGCACCTTTAAGGTGAAAGACGGCATAAAGAGGAGCGGGCACAAATAAAGCTCAGCGTCCCCCTTCCTGGAAtccgttctctctctctctctctcggcaGGAAGTTTTGACCTTGAGTCTCGCCTTCCTCCATCAGAGCTGGGAAGAAGGAACGGGGGGACGGAGCAGAGGAGGGGCGGCGGCGCGGCGGCGGAGGTGCGGGTCACCAGCCGCGGTTCTCATCAATTAAATGCGCGGCGGCGTTTTGTGTCGGCTGAACTTATATGTCAAGGAGATGGGCAGGACCTCGTGTTTGTGCTTTTGACAAATCAGCAAATGTTTAATCTCAAGATGTGCCGGCGAACATAAATAATGCAGAGGCCCGGCCTGGACGCTGTCCCCTGCGcaggaaaagaggaggaaagataacccccccccccccccccccctccttaaCGGCGCCTCCTTTTTACGCTCACTTCCCCTCACTGTAggcttacaaaagtattcatacctcttgaactCACTCCTGTGGATTTAATCCAATAGACTTCAGAGGAGTGCATAGTTTTGAAAAATAcagactgtggcttgatgggttgagtagtcgtctggcaatcagaaggttgtgggttcgattccagtttccccttgccacatgtcgatgtgcccctgggcaaggcacttaacctcaGAACActtcccgggcgccgcacatggcagcccactgctccccaagggtgatgcgttaaaagcagagaacaaatttagttgtaatgtatgtttcaatgacaataaagatgatattactattactattacatataatgttttttaaatgttttgccaatTAATGCCTTAACgagtccagacttttgctccAAACAGAGCAGCGGGTCTTCTTCAGCTGTGCGCACTcttctttaataaaatacatcaagcTCACTctgactggatggagagcatcttcTAGCATCACTTTTTCAAGGCTTGCCAGTGATTGTCgtgctggactttgactaggccattctgacacCGCAACGTGTTTCCCGTTCGTCCAGGTTTTCCTCCTGGATCGTTCAGGTTGCAGCTCTGTCCGCCTTCCCTGTCCCCGCTGAACAaaagcacgatgctgccacctccgtgTTTCACCGTTACACACAATATGCCACACAGGGCAACATTTGTTGCTTCCTCTCATCCGCCCAGAACACCTTCTCCCACGTGTTTGCTGTGAAACCCgaaactttttatgactttctttcaACCGCATCTCCTCCATCAAGGCCAAAGTTCTCTTTAATATATCCCTCAACTTTCTCCCTCACCTGTCTCCttgttttctctctcccttttatttTGAGAAACAGACTCAGCGTTTGCCTCGGTGTTTCCGGGGAATtgagggggggggagagacaGAGACTTATTCTGAGCCAGAGGTCCGCTATCTCAAAGACAGAGGGGATTGAGCTTGAGCTTAGCCTCCATTTGCCCTAAATGTAAAGAGGCCAACAGAAAGCAGTGTAGTGGAGTGTGAACCGCATCAAATCCCCCCATTGCAGCTCTCCCACTTCTTCCCACAGACTTTGATTGGCTCGTCCACCGACTGGGAAAGTTTCCTGATTGTTCGGAGggaaaattaagattttaagCCTATTGAAGTTGATCTGCGCTCATTGAAAAGTCCATCTGAATGTGTTCTTTGAAAGGCGAGAGCTTGTTGCGGATACTGTACGGTTGCACCTGTCGTTGTGCAGCCGGCGGTGTGTGGTGTGCTTCTGGAGGAGTTGCTCTTTCTGGCCACACTATCAACCTTGTGAAGTCAATCTTTTAAATGGAGAGATTGCCTGAAGGTTTCAAGCTGTGAGCGTGTTGCTTTATGTAATTTTCTCCTGAGGTTGAGGGGTTTAACTATGAAGAGGCAAAGCTGTGTGAGATGTTCACCTCTGGGGTTTATTAATGGGATTAATGCTGAAGTCGTTGCTGAAGTCGTTGATGATGTAGTTGCTGAAGTTGTTGCTGAAGTCATTGATGATGTAGTTGATGATGTAGTTGCTGAAGTCGTTGATGATGTAGTTGCTGATGTAGTTGCTGAAGTCGTTGATGATGTAGTTGCTGAAGTCATTGATGATGTAGTTGCTGATGTAGTTGCTGAAGTTGTTGCTTATGTAGTTGATGATGTAGTTGAAGTCGTTGCTGATGTAGTTGCTGAAGTCGTTGCTGAAGTCATTGATGATGTAGTTGATGATGTAGTTGCTGAAGTCATTGATGATGTAGTTGATGATGTAGTTGCTGAAGTCGTTGTTGAAGTCATTGATAATGTAGTTGATGATGTAGTTGCTGAAGTTGTTGATGATGTAGTTGCTGAAGTCGTTGATGATGTAGTTGCTGATGTAGTTGCTGAAGTCATTGATGATGTAGTTGCTGATGTAGTTAGTGAAGTCTTTGCTGATGTAGTTGATGATGTAGTTGCTGAAGTTGTTGATGAACTTGTTGCTGATGTAGTTGCTGAAGTCGTTGATGAACTTGTTGCTGAAGTCGTTGCTGAACTTGTTGCTGAAGTCTTTGCTGAAGTCGTTGATGATGTAGTTGCTGAAGTTGTTGCTGAAATTGTTGATGATGTCGTTGCTGAAGTTGTTGCTGAAACTTGTTGCTGAAGTCTTTGCTGAAGTCGTTGATGATGTAGTTGCTGAAGTTGTTGCTGAAGTCATTGATGATGTAGTTGCTGAAGTCGTTGATGATGTAGTTGCTGAAGTTGTTGCTGAAATTGTTGCTGATGTAGTTGCTGAAGTCGTTGCCAAAGTCTCTCCGTCTTGGCGTTGTGTTGGACGTGTGAAAGCAGCTGGGGCAACGTTGCTGCATGCACTGGAAAAGTCGGCAACTTTTTTCTAGTCCTGATCTCACTgtagcatccatccatccatccatccatccatccatccatcaatccacccattatccatccatccatccatccatccatccatccatccatccatccatccatccatccatccatccatccatccatccatccatccatccatcattaaagTTCACTATCATACCttcattgtgtattttttatatttattttctaaggTTCAGACTACAGTTTCTTCTCCACACGTATCAACAATCTATCAACgtcttctcctctctctccctgcAGGCTCTTGGAAGTTTCTACTTCATCCACGATTCTCTGGAAGTGGTCCATCAGTGGGATTTCAAATGTAAGGCTCTCCACCTGACACACGCCACCTGTCCCTACAAATTAATCCTCCCGCCGATCCCATTTAGAGGCTATTCTTGCTTCCATCAAAACCAGTGAGCTAAGATTGGCTCCGCAGATAATATAAAGGCTGCAGGATCGAATGGTAATGCTTATTAATATTAGGATTTAATTCATACAATTTCGGGGCTGCCGGTAATGGTGTGCTGCAAGTTATTGGACAGTTACAGCGGTCTCATCAGCCCGCGGTGTCAGAGGGCCCCGGGGTCCGGCGACCGCGCTAATTAAAGAAAGGATATAGATGTGGAGGCGCCCCGCTTATTTTAGACACCAAATCAGCATTAGCAGCAGTGAAGGACAGGGCGACGGCGGGGGAGGGGGTCACTCCGTGGACACACACGTCTACCAGCACAAGAAGAACTGGGTCCAAACCAGAAATTTAGtattttagagatttttttttttgagcggTTGTTTGGATATTTCTGTCGTGTAAGCTGCGTCCGTGGATCTAAATAGTCCAGACCTGTGAAAACTTTCTCCGCCTTTTAGTAGGACCTGCAGTAGATCATGCACAGCTCAaccaaaagacaaaaatgggatatatatatatatatatatatatatatatatatatatatatatatatatatatatatatatatatatatatatatatatatatatatatatatatataacatacaGTACACTCACCTGGTTGCATAAGTGTGTGCCCTATTAAACAATGGCCGCTCACCAGAACCCACAGACCGGgccaggagggcattaatcagagaccAACGGTGTTATTATTACTATCATTATCATTATCGTTATTTTATTGCCAATGTTGCTCAACTTTTATgatcaatttaaatttaaaaggacacagctgaacgtttactgcatttttgcattattttgcactgccaacattgaactttttgaaattaatgccttttttgcaccattatctttgcactacaaacatggtggaacattcttctgcacactttaaaaaaacaaaactgcttttctcctgcactgttacattcttatcactgctgcactctaaATTGTAGTTATTTTTATATCAATTACAATCTCATTACTGTATGCAACGGAATTTCGTTTTGTATggacaaaatgacaataaagttcgTCTAAGTCTATCCCTGaaggaccacaataagccgtACACTCTATAGAGCTGGGATTTATcgaagagtggccagaaaaagcaaaaaagaagcaattacttgatgttaaaaaaaagaacgcatgttttgagtttgcctAAAGGCATGTGGGTGACTCCCCAAATGTCTGCAGGAAGGTGccctggtcagatgaggccaaaATCTAACTTTTCAGCCACCAAGGAAAACACTTGGTGGctgaaaacccaaaaaacatCACATCACCTTAAGAGCACCGTCCCCACAGgtaaacatgatggtggcagcatcatgctgtgggaatgtcttttaaaacaaggcaaatttatttgtgtagcacatttcagtacagagacaatgcaaagtgctttacatgattacaaTATAGggaaataatgaataaaagcaagtaggaataaaatgtaaaaacaaattaaaacatggaaaaatagaaactaaaagcaaacattaaaaacagctggactaaaaaggattaactaatgatgtttcagtaaaacagtttaatcagaacagtcaaaggcaatcctaaacaaatgtgtttttaatcttgatttaaaggaactcaggctttcagcacttttacagttttctggaagtttgttccagatcagtggagcataggaactaaatgctgcttctccatgtttggttctggttctggttctgcagagaaggctggagccagaagaccttagtggcctggatggttgatacactgataacaagtctgtgatgtatttaggtgctaagccattcagggatttatagactaacagaagtattttaaagtctattctctgagatacagggagccagtgtaaggactttagaactggggtgatgtgctctactctTTCAGCAccagggactgggaaactggtccaagtcgagggaaagatggatggtgctgaATACAGGGacgttccagcaggacagtgacTCGAAGCATGCTGCTAAAGAAACACTGCAGCGGTTTAATGGGAAGCATTTAGATGTGctggaacggcctagtcaaagtccagatatcAGTTCAACTGttaatctgtggttagacttaaACCATCCAAGATAAATGAGCAGAGCAGTTTAGCCTTGGACAGAAAAATGGCCCCATGCGACGAGCTCATCCCACACCTTGACTTTGTCATATTTGTTCACTCTACTTGCTAAAATTGTTCAAATCTCTTAGATTTTAATGGCATCTGTTGACCACAGCGTTCTTCAGAGCCCACAGGTTTTCCCACGGGTCAGACCGTCTCAAACAAGTAAACTCTCTCCTGATGAATCCAGTCTTTGTTAGGTTGGATGTCTGCTTGGCTTCCTTGTGTTGCTGAGAAATTACAtccttctttatttttcaagcgGACCCCTGAAGGCTCAGATTTGGCAGATATTTGGAACTGTTCATATCGTTCATCCACTTTAACAAACCCTGCTTCCATGAATCCCaaagcctgatgctgccaccaccgtgtttctc
This genomic interval carries:
- the LOC118559521 gene encoding LOW QUALITY PROTEIN: uncharacterized protein YBL113C-like (The sequence of the model RefSeq protein was modified relative to this genomic sequence to represent the inferred CDS: deleted 1 base in 1 codon; substituted 1 base at 1 genomic stop codon) gives rise to the protein MSWLAVGGVGGGLMSGCEGRQEGHEAQGDIGFGFHRSVMASPPVTVMNGGCRAGGVPTQAGRCAGPTVKHGSRTEGKGWRKDEEVFKEETTTSSTTSATTSSMTSATTSATTSSTTSAKTSATSSATTSATTSSTISATTSATTSSTTSAKTSATSSATTSATSSSTTSATTSATSSSTTSATTSSTTSAKTSLTTSATTSSMTSATTSATTSSTTSATTSSTTSATTSSTTLSMTSTTTSATTSSTTSSMTSATTSSTTSSMTSATTSATTSATTSTTSSTTXATTSATTSATTSSMTSATTSSTTSATTSATTSSTTSATTSSTTSSMTSATTSATTSSTTSATTSALIPLINPRGANGRLGDEEEEDAGREAELGAICQNGATVL